From the genome of Argentina anserina chromosome 4, drPotAnse1.1, whole genome shotgun sequence, one region includes:
- the LOC126792451 gene encoding uncharacterized protein LOC126792451 has protein sequence MTQFEALYGAPPPSITSYHPGSTSVQAVDEALRDRDSFLKLLRENMHMAQNKMKQQADSHRSDIEFEIRDWVYLKLHPYCQQSVLKCPSHKLAPRYYGHFQVVDRIDKVAYKLDLPSSSRIHPVFHVSLLKKRTGDTSNIISTLPPFDSKGILLCEPESVLDMQVVCHKKKNITQWLIKWSGLPLEDATWENAQDIVSTYPAFGN, from the coding sequence ATGACTCAGTTTGAGGCATTGTATGGTGCTCCTCCACCGTCAATCACTTCATATCACCCCGGCTCTACCTCAGTACAAGCTGTTGATGAGGCCCTAAGAGACCGAGACTCTTTCCTTAAGCTACTCCGGGAGAATATGCACATGGCACAAAACAAGATGAAGCAACAAGCTGATTCACATCGCTCTGACATAGAGTTTGAGATCAGAGATTGGGTTTACCTCAAACTCCACCCATATTGTCAGCAATCAGTGCTCAAATGCCCAAGTCACAAGCTCGCACCACGATACTATGGCCATTTTCAGGTGGTAGACAGAATCGACAAGGTGGCTTACAAGCTAGACCTCCCTTCTTCTTCTCGGATCCACCCAGTATTCCATGTTTCTCTGTTGAAGAAACGAACTGGTGACACGAGCAACATCATCTCTACTCTGCCTCCATTTGATAGCAAAGGAATACTATTGTGTGAACCTGAATCAGTGTTGGATATGCAAGTGGTGTGCcataagaagaagaacattACTCAGTGGCTTATCAAATGGAGTGGCTTACCTCTGGAAGATGCAACCTGGGAGAATGCTCAAGATATCGTGTCCACTTACCCAGCATTTGGCAACTGA
- the LOC126791943 gene encoding xylan glycosyltransferase MUCI21-like has product MKKIESKTAIMGVSLLVMLFVWHINLSENLRLDFELIRSLAATPKPDNFKRLSPRSNTSGGNPIDSTSLQSQSSTKIICNRSDKFYDFCFINGPTVLNPTTSTLFVTDSTEPTVVEKIRPYPRKHENSTMSRIQEFTLTSGPPGPKCQVQHNAPAIVFSAGGYTGNFFHDFNDGFIPLYIIVNSILYDQVPVLVISKARDWWLQRYSDLLQVFSENPIINLENDTATHCFRSATVGLISHGFLTINHKMLKTPKTLPHFHAILGKAFGQRQSAQRLYRLRHQNERPRMVLISRTVGVGRAILNQEEVIEVAERIGFEVVVYEPSSRTDLHAAYDLLNNSHAVVGVHGAALTHLLFMRPGTVFMQIVPLGTKWPAKVCYEDPSRAMGLQYIDYRITAEESSLVETYSKDDIVVKDPAAKIGSDWSVEIMKIYLKEQNVRLDLDRFSWFLKAAYDKAKKFMEMEG; this is encoded by the exons ATGAAGAAGATAGAGTCAAAAACGGCGATTATGGGTGTATCCCTCCTGGTGATGTTGTTTGTTTGGCACATCAATCTCTCGGAAAATTTGAGGCTGGACTTCGAACTCATTCGTTCACTAGCAGCTACTCCAAAACCAG ATAACTTCAAACGATTATCACCGAGATCGAATACTAGCGGGGGGAACCCTATCGATTCAACAAGTTTGCAATCTCAGTCATCAACAAAGATCATATGTAACCGTTCTGACAAATTCTACGATTTCTGTTTCATCAACGGCCCAACAGTTCTGAACCCAACGACCTCGACGTTATTTGTAACGGACTCCACAGAACCAACCGTGGTGGAAAAAATCAGGCCCTACCCAAGGAAACACGAGAATTCGACGATGTCACGGATCCAAGAATTCACCCTCACCTCAGGCCCACCAGGCCCAAAATGCCAGGTGCAACACAATGCCCCGGCGATCGTATTCAGTGCCGGCGGGTACACCGGGAACTTCTTCCATGATTTCAATGATGGGTTCATCCCACTCTACATCATCGTCAATTCGATTCTCTACGATCAAGTTCCCGTCCTAGTGATTTCCAAAGCACGTGATTGGTGGCTTCAAAGGTACTCAGATTTACTACAAGTTTTTAGTGAGAACCCAATCATAAACCTTGAGAATGATACTGCCACCCATTGTTTTCGTTCTGCCACCGTGGGTCTAATTTCTCATGGATTTTTGACCATAAACCATAAAATGTTAAAGACACCCAAAACACTGCCTCATTTCCATGCCATCCTAGGAAAAGCCTTTGGCCAACGCCAATCCGCCCAACGGTTGTACCGTCTGCGCCACCAAAATGAGCGGCCGCGCATGGTGCTAATTAGTCGAACCGTAGGCGTCGGCCGGGCAATATTGAATCAAGAGGAAGTAATAGAAGTGGCAGAAAGAATAGGGTTCGAGGTGGTTGTTTATGAGCCAAGTTCAAGGACTGATTTGCATGCAGCATATGACTTGCTTAATAATAGCCATGCAGTTGTTGGTGTTCATGGTGCCGCCCTTACTCACTTGTTGTTCATGCGGCCGGGGACTGTGTTTATGCAAATTGTACCGCTAGGGACGAAGTGGCCGGCAAAAGTGTGCTATGAAGATCCCAGTAGAGCAATGGGGCTGCAGTACATTGACTATAGGATTACGGCGGAGGAGAGCAGCTTGGTAGAAACATACAGCAAGGATGACATTGTGGTTAAGGATCCGGCTGCTAAGATTGGTTCGGATTGGTCTGTGGAGATTATGAAGATTTATCTCAAGGAACAGAAcgtgaggttggatttggatagGTTTTCTTGGTTTTTGAAGGCCGCTTATGACAAGGCCAAAAAGTTTATGGAGATGGAAGGATAG
- the LOC126791791 gene encoding xylan glycosyltransferase MUCI21-like, which yields MKTKKRVLITVASLGLFFIAFQISGSSTSRFLNNAAFPAKIRETTREESKLISEQIFTDLPESPIVCDRTSIRYDLCSINGPTVLDSATSTFFTMNSTGPPLMEIIRPYPRKFEDLIMAHIKNLTLTVGPRIPSCRVQHDAPALVFTAGGYTGNFWHDFNDGFVPLFITANTIFPDQDFVIVVSEAPKWWPSKYADLLRTFTNHPIINLGSDTTTHCFPSAKIGLISHGFMIINQTMIPNSKTYLNFRGLLSKAFSQQAQVQIITPKLTKPRPLLVLASRRHATGRSIMNQAQVIRLIKKVGFDVVVFEPKTKTPLQESYALLNSSHAFVGVHGAALTHSLFLRPGAVFVQVVPIGIGWAAEAFFGRVAMGLNLEYFEYKIEVEESTLKDKYGKDSLLVRDPFALLKTGWPPEVMDIYLKEQNVKLDLVRFKRYLKKTFKKATRFMENNG from the exons ATGAAGACGAAGAAGCGGGTTCTAATAACAGTGGCTTCTTTGGGCTTGTTCTTCATCGCATTTCAGATCAGTGGCTCATCAACCTCCAGATTTCTTAATAATGCAGCATTTCCAGCTAAGATTCGAG AAACAACTCGTGAGGAATCCAAGTTGATCAGTGAACAAATATTTACTGATCTTCCAGAGAGTCCGATCGTCTGTGACCGAACCTCCATACGTTATGATCTCTGCTCAATCAACGGTCCAACAGTCTTGGATTCAGCCACATCAACTTTCTTCACTATGAACTCGACCGGACCTCCATTGATGGAAATAATCAGACCCTATCCTCGAAAGTTTGAAGACCTCATAATGGCGCATATCAAGAACCTTACTCTCACTGTCGGACCACGAATCCCGTCGTGTAGGGTTCAACACGATGCTCCTGCCCTAGTATTCACCGCCGGAGGATACACCGGAAACTTTTGGCATGACTTCAACGATGGATTCGTCCCTCTCTTTATCACCGCCAATACCATATTCCCCGATCAAGACTTCGTCATTGTGGTTTCCGAAGCTCCCAAGTGGTGGCCGAGTAAGTATGCCGATTTACTACGCACGTTCACCAATCATCCCATTATAAACCTAGGAAGTGATACCACCACACATTGTTTTCCTTCTGCCAAGATAGGCCTCATATCACATGGCTTCATGATCATAAACCAAACAATGATACCCAACTCAAAGACATACTTGAATTTTCGTGGCCTCCTTAGTAAAGCTTTTAGCCAACAAGCTCAAGTTCAAATTATCACCCCTAAGCTCACAAAACCTCGGCCCCTACTTGTTCTAGCGAGCCGACGTCATGCCACCGGACGCTCGATCATGAACCAAGCCCAAGTCATTCGTTTGATAAAGAAAGTAGGTTTTGATGTAGTGGTGTTTGAGCCTAAAACCAAAACCCCATTGCAAGAATCTTATGCATTACTGAACTCAAGCCATGCATTTGTTGGGGTTCATGGAGCTGCACTTACGCACTCATTGTTCCTCCGGCCGGGGGCGGTGTTCGTGCAGGTGGTGCCGATCGGAATAGGTTGGgcggcggaagcgttttttGGGAGGGTAGCAATGGGATTGAATTTGGAGTATTTTGAGTACAAAATTGAAGTAGAAGAGAGTACCTTGAAGGACAAGTATGGAAAGGACAGTTTGTTGGTCAGGGATCCATTTGCTCTTCTTAAAACGGGTTGGCCCCCGGAGGTTATGGACATTTActtgaaagaacaaaatgTGAAACTGGATTTGGTTAGGTTTAAGAGATATTTAAAGAAAACTTTTAAGAAGGCTACGAGATTTATGGAGAACAATGGTtga